One window from the genome of Cyclobacterium amurskyense encodes:
- a CDS encoding DUF202 domain-containing protein encodes MENQTEETLIVRDFLARQRTKLANDRTLLAYIRTSLYFVVSGTALIKVNDLENVKELGYFSFLISVILLIVGFFNFFKLKRKLSKGKYEKM; translated from the coding sequence ATGGAAAATCAAACAGAAGAAACACTGATTGTTAGAGATTTTTTAGCCAGACAGCGAACAAAACTTGCCAATGACAGAACATTATTAGCCTATATAAGAACCAGTTTGTACTTCGTCGTAAGCGGAACAGCTCTTATAAAGGTCAATGACCTAGAAAATGTAAAAGAATTGGGTTACTTCTCATTTTTGATCAGTGTGATTTTATTGATAGTAGGTTTTTTTAATTTTTTTAAGCTTAAAAGAAAACTATCTAAGGGAAAGTACGAGAAAATGTAA
- a CDS encoding AraC family transcriptional regulator, whose protein sequence is MFNRRIDMQEPIKTYEMPEITNKRAFQIYEVQGKTIQNRTYPHETDRPHRHKYYEICVFVNGAGKHEIDFNAHPIHSQSVHFLSPGQVHKISRENDYHGYLMVFSREFYALDTKNEEFLFQLPYFNNPTLVPILNLNSVDFKDLIDLIEVISKEYRKWNSFTTAILNNYLQIFLIKCKQYYLRYFADKNNTLDPDFSLVQQFNALVEHKFRQVHQVQDYAEMMKLTPSILNKHVKKITGMTAGEVILERLMLQAKRYLIYTDLSNKEIAYQLNYQDPSYFSRIFKKKTGVSPSTFRCLENEKYQQ, encoded by the coding sequence ATGTTTAATAGAAGGATTGACATGCAAGAACCCATCAAAACGTATGAAATGCCCGAAATAACCAACAAGAGGGCATTCCAGATATATGAGGTACAAGGGAAAACCATCCAAAACAGAACCTATCCTCATGAAACGGATAGGCCGCATAGGCATAAATATTACGAAATTTGTGTGTTTGTAAATGGGGCTGGAAAGCATGAGATTGATTTTAATGCCCATCCTATTCATTCTCAAAGTGTACATTTCCTTTCTCCGGGTCAGGTGCATAAAATTAGTCGGGAAAATGATTACCATGGTTATCTAATGGTCTTTTCCAGAGAATTTTATGCCTTAGATACCAAGAATGAAGAGTTTCTTTTTCAACTTCCTTACTTTAATAATCCAACATTAGTACCCATTCTCAATTTAAATTCAGTGGACTTCAAAGACCTGATTGATTTAATTGAAGTCATTAGTAAGGAGTACAGAAAATGGAATAGTTTTACTACTGCCATTCTGAACAATTACCTCCAGATATTTCTGATAAAATGCAAACAGTATTACCTTAGGTACTTTGCAGATAAAAACAATACTTTAGATCCGGATTTTTCCCTTGTTCAACAATTTAATGCATTGGTTGAGCACAAGTTTAGACAAGTGCATCAGGTTCAGGACTATGCAGAAATGATGAAACTTACACCGAGCATTTTAAATAAACATGTGAAGAAAATAACGGGTATGACCGCAGGAGAGGTGATTTTGGAGCGTTTGATGCTTCAGGCTAAGAGATATCTTATCTATACAGACCTGTCAAATAAGGAAATTGCCTACCAATTGAATTACCAAGACCCTTCCTATTTTAGCAGAATTTTCAAAAAGAAAACAGGCGTTTCCCCATCAACGTTTAGATGCTTAGAAAACGAAAAGTACCAGCAATAG
- a CDS encoding 3-ketoacyl-ACP reductase, with protein sequence MKRVALVTGGSRGIGLGIAKCLAKQNFDLAINGMRKEEDTSASLEELKALGADVLYCRGDVGSAEERQGIMAKINSHYGRLNVLVNNAGVAPKERKDILEATEESFDYVLKTNLNSAYFLSQLAANWMIEQKRKAEDFAGSIINVSSISATVASVNRGEYCVAKAGMSMATQLFAVRLGEFNIPVFEVRPGVIATDMTSGVKEKYDKLIGEGLMVQPRWGLPEDVGLAVTALAKGDFPYSTGQVIMVDGGLTLPRL encoded by the coding sequence ATGAAAAGAGTAGCCTTAGTAACTGGGGGATCCCGAGGAATAGGATTAGGAATAGCCAAATGCTTGGCCAAGCAAAACTTTGACTTGGCCATCAATGGCATGCGAAAGGAAGAAGATACTAGCGCTAGCCTTGAGGAGTTAAAAGCCTTGGGAGCAGATGTCTTGTATTGTAGAGGAGATGTGGGTAGTGCTGAAGAAAGGCAAGGGATTATGGCCAAGATCAATTCTCATTATGGCCGATTGAATGTTTTGGTCAATAATGCGGGAGTGGCACCTAAAGAAAGAAAAGATATTCTTGAAGCCACCGAAGAGAGTTTTGATTACGTTTTGAAAACCAATCTGAATTCAGCCTATTTCTTGTCACAGTTGGCTGCAAACTGGATGATTGAGCAGAAAAGAAAAGCAGAAGATTTTGCTGGTTCTATTATCAATGTTTCCTCAATTTCTGCAACAGTAGCTTCCGTAAATCGGGGAGAATATTGTGTTGCTAAAGCGGGGATGAGTATGGCTACACAGCTATTTGCAGTTAGACTCGGTGAATTCAATATTCCCGTATTTGAAGTCAGACCAGGAGTGATTGCAACAGACATGACCTCAGGAGTTAAAGAAAAATACGACAAATTGATCGGTGAAGGCCTTATGGTCCAACCTCGGTGGGGCTTGCCAGAAGATGTAGGTTTAGCAGTTACAGCTTTAGCTAAAGGCGATTTTCCTTATTCCACAGGTCAGGTGATCATGGTGGATGGTGGTTTGACGCTTCCTAGACTTTAA
- a CDS encoding glycoside hydrolase family 88 protein: MIAIDSEIQAKDLKSALDKFWQLSAEKISAIEKEYPQNQGSPVFTVDGKYATRGWTEWTQGFQFGSSILQFDATGEKSFLEKGKLKTHQYMAPHISHTGVHDHGFNNVSTYGNLLRLMVEEKIPYVEWEKNYYELALKISGAVQASRWSPIKDGGFMYSFNGPHSLFVDTIRTVRILMLSHSLGHVLQEENDKKVNLLVRGLQHAKATADYSVYYGEGRDRYDLWGRTAHESVFNTNDGNYRCPNSQQGYTGFSTWTRGLAWAMCGFAEELEYIETLSDASLKAFGDPAEIKAFLLKAATASCDFYIEHTPTDGIPYWDTGAPNLHKLGDYLSRPADPYNDFEPVDSSAAAIGAQGLLRLGHYLKKSGDAAKGEKYWQAGLTVLKTLLDEPYLSTDKNHQGLILHSIYHEPNGWDNVPAGQKIACNESSMWGDYHARELALYVQRIIDKDTYYTFFNCLS; encoded by the coding sequence ATGATTGCAATTGATTCTGAAATTCAAGCTAAAGATCTAAAATCGGCTTTGGATAAATTTTGGCAACTTTCTGCTGAGAAAATCTCCGCAATTGAAAAGGAATATCCCCAAAATCAAGGTTCACCAGTTTTTACTGTTGATGGAAAGTATGCAACCCGCGGATGGACCGAATGGACACAGGGCTTTCAATTTGGGTCTTCCATTTTACAATTTGATGCTACTGGTGAGAAAAGTTTCCTGGAAAAAGGGAAATTAAAAACACATCAGTACATGGCACCTCATATTAGTCATACTGGGGTTCACGATCATGGTTTCAATAATGTCAGCACCTATGGCAACCTGTTGAGATTAATGGTTGAAGAAAAAATCCCTTATGTGGAATGGGAAAAGAATTATTATGAATTGGCATTAAAGATTTCCGGTGCTGTTCAAGCCAGTAGGTGGTCCCCTATCAAAGACGGCGGATTTATGTATTCCTTTAATGGACCACATTCACTTTTTGTTGACACAATCCGTACGGTGAGAATCCTTATGCTAAGTCATAGCCTAGGACACGTTCTTCAGGAAGAAAATGACAAAAAAGTAAATCTATTGGTAAGAGGATTGCAGCATGCCAAAGCTACTGCGGATTACTCTGTATACTATGGAGAGGGAAGAGATAGGTATGACCTTTGGGGTAGAACTGCACATGAAAGTGTTTTCAACACCAATGATGGTAACTATCGTTGCCCTAATTCACAACAAGGTTATACTGGCTTTTCTACCTGGACTCGTGGTCTAGCTTGGGCCATGTGTGGTTTTGCAGAGGAGTTAGAATACATTGAAACGCTTTCCGATGCGTCTCTTAAAGCTTTTGGAGATCCAGCGGAAATCAAAGCCTTTTTGTTAAAAGCGGCTACTGCCTCTTGCGATTTTTATATCGAACACACACCAACAGATGGAATCCCTTACTGGGATACAGGAGCACCTAATCTTCACAAATTAGGAGATTACTTGTCTCGCCCAGCGGATCCTTATAATGACTTTGAACCAGTGGATAGTTCTGCAGCAGCAATTGGTGCACAGGGCTTATTGAGACTAGGTCATTATTTGAAGAAAAGTGGTGACGCCGCCAAAGGTGAAAAATATTGGCAGGCAGGCCTTACTGTGTTGAAAACATTATTGGACGAGCCTTACTTAAGCACAGATAAAAACCATCAGGGTTTGATTCTTCATTCCATTTATCATGAACCAAATGGGTGGGACAATGTGCCTGCAGGTCAAAAAATAGCTTGCAATGAATCCAGTATGTGGGGAGACTACCACGCACGAGAACTGGCATTGTATGTACAACGAATCATCGATAAGGATACTTATTATACTTTCTTTAATTGCCTGTCATGA
- the ppk1 gene encoding polyphosphate kinase 1, with translation MKLIQLDKIEETINNSKLISRDLSWIKFNDRVFDQIKKNKRNIFEKFKFLAIAASNLDEFFMIRVGSLYNYLDYDKVRIDYSGLREDSFKKKLMIESQIFHNKLQRQFVNELLTTTKESGFQLSNVRNLLPEEQKTIEDYFFKAVYPMLTPMVFDGYHTFPILMNKLLIFGVVTIGPGEKKDNKKLSFVQIPSNIPRFFELEREDMIIYVPIEEMIREHIVSLFRNVTIESINLFRITRNGDFTLEESEDMDSNFLEEVKRKLNERKTGRVVRIEIEEGYSKWMVNLLKQRWTLNDDSIFKIERKSLMDFTGLWQVIGNKRFKDRMPAIPDPIPPLSYPEAASEDIFQVLKNKDVLLHHPYNDMEPILELLDKAADDPHVMAIKMTIYRLAKNSRIVGALLKAVENGKHVSVLFEVKARFDEENNIREAKKMQKAGCFVIYGVSNFKTHTKLLLIVKKEESRVTRYVHLGSGNYNEETSRIYTDIGLLTTDETLANDVSEFFNVITGHSAPTSYQNLITSPRDMRNNLIEFIDIESENARKGLPSGIFIKINSLEDSEFIHALYSASQAGVPVKLIVRGICCLRPGRKGLSENIEVISIVGDFLEHSRIYHFHNNGDPRIYVGSADAMVRSFDKRLESLFKVENQFLQKQLMNILKYNLMDNENAYVMQEDGKYISKKPNEGEEIFNIHQRFFELEPTMIENVKLID, from the coding sequence ATGAAATTGATCCAACTCGATAAAATTGAAGAAACTATAAATAATAGTAAATTAATCAGCAGAGACCTTAGCTGGATAAAATTTAATGACCGGGTTTTTGATCAGATTAAAAAGAACAAACGTAATATTTTCGAGAAATTTAAATTTCTTGCAATTGCGGCTTCCAATCTTGATGAATTTTTTATGATCAGGGTAGGGTCTTTATACAATTATCTAGATTATGACAAGGTAAGGATTGACTATTCTGGATTGCGTGAGGATAGTTTTAAGAAAAAGCTAATGATCGAATCTCAGATTTTTCATAATAAACTTCAACGACAATTCGTCAATGAGTTGCTTACCACTACCAAAGAGTCAGGCTTTCAATTAAGCAATGTGCGTAATCTTTTGCCAGAGGAACAAAAGACAATTGAAGACTATTTTTTCAAGGCAGTATACCCAATGTTGACCCCAATGGTCTTTGATGGTTATCATACCTTCCCAATTTTGATGAACAAATTGTTGATTTTTGGGGTAGTCACCATTGGGCCTGGGGAGAAGAAAGACAATAAGAAGCTTTCCTTTGTACAAATTCCATCTAATATTCCACGTTTCTTTGAGTTGGAAAGAGAGGACATGATCATCTATGTGCCAATTGAAGAAATGATCAGGGAGCATATTGTGTCCTTGTTTAGGAATGTCACCATTGAATCCATCAACCTATTCAGGATAACGAGAAATGGTGATTTTACCTTGGAGGAAAGTGAAGATATGGACTCCAATTTCCTTGAAGAAGTGAAGCGAAAGCTGAATGAAAGAAAAACAGGGAGGGTGGTTCGAATTGAAATCGAAGAAGGCTATAGCAAGTGGATGGTTAATTTGCTAAAACAGCGCTGGACACTAAATGATGATAGTATTTTTAAAATTGAGCGTAAAAGCTTAATGGATTTCACAGGGTTATGGCAGGTGATTGGTAACAAGCGTTTTAAAGATAGAATGCCAGCTATTCCTGATCCTATACCTCCATTGTCTTATCCTGAGGCAGCATCTGAGGATATTTTTCAGGTGCTCAAAAACAAAGATGTATTGCTTCACCACCCTTATAATGATATGGAGCCCATTTTGGAGCTTCTAGATAAGGCTGCAGATGACCCGCATGTGATGGCCATTAAAATGACCATTTATCGTCTGGCCAAAAATTCAAGGATTGTTGGTGCACTGCTTAAGGCAGTTGAAAATGGAAAGCACGTTTCTGTATTGTTTGAAGTTAAAGCGCGATTTGACGAAGAGAACAATATCAGAGAAGCAAAGAAAATGCAGAAAGCAGGCTGTTTTGTGATTTATGGGGTGAGTAATTTTAAAACCCATACCAAACTGCTTCTGATCGTGAAGAAAGAGGAAAGCAGAGTGACCCGATATGTGCATTTGGGTTCAGGGAATTATAACGAAGAAACAAGCCGTATTTATACAGATATAGGCCTTTTGACAACAGATGAAACATTGGCAAATGATGTTTCTGAGTTTTTCAATGTTATCACAGGGCATTCGGCACCTACAAGCTATCAGAACCTTATCACTTCTCCAAGGGACATGAGAAACAACCTGATAGAGTTTATTGATATAGAATCAGAAAATGCCCGTAAAGGATTGCCTTCCGGTATATTTATAAAAATTAATTCTCTGGAAGATTCTGAATTTATTCATGCCCTTTATAGCGCCTCTCAAGCAGGAGTTCCTGTCAAATTGATCGTAAGAGGGATTTGTTGCTTGAGGCCTGGAAGAAAGGGGTTGAGTGAAAATATTGAAGTGATCTCTATTGTGGGTGACTTTTTGGAGCATTCTAGAATTTACCATTTTCACAACAATGGAGACCCAAGAATCTATGTAGGAAGTGCAGATGCTATGGTTCGAAGTTTTGATAAGCGCCTTGAGTCTTTGTTTAAAGTGGAGAATCAATTCCTTCAAAAACAACTAATGAATATCCTGAAGTACAACCTCATGGATAATGAAAATGCTTATGTAATGCAGGAAGATGGGAAGTACATTAGCAAAAAGCCAAATGAAGGTGAAGAGATATTTAATATCCACCAAAGGTTTTTCGAATTAGAACCTACAATGATCGAAAATGTAAAGTTAATCGACTGA
- a CDS encoding Gfo/Idh/MocA family protein, translating into MEHKVGIIMNGVTGRMGTNQHLMRSIAEIIKQGGVKLDNGDIIMPDPILVGRNEAKLKALCKRSGVTKYTTDLDSVMNDDQYSVYFDAQTTGRRADAVKQAVKAGKHIYCEKPVAVDTETALELHDICQKAGVKNGVVQDKLWLPGLRKLQRLIENGFFGEILSVRGEFGYWVFEGHSVPGQRPSWNYRKEDDGGIIVDMLCHWRYVLDNIFGKVKAVSCLGATHIKERVDEQGKPYKCTADDAAYATFELEGGVIAQFNSSWTVRVRRDDLLTIQVDGTKGSAVAGLRECYIQHYGNTPKPVWNPDIAQPIEFYEGWAKVPEQEPMDNAFKVQWEMFLKHIVTDSPFPWDMKEGAKGVQLAEKGLESWEKRTWLDIPEL; encoded by the coding sequence ATGGAACACAAAGTAGGAATTATCATGAACGGTGTCACCGGAAGGATGGGTACCAATCAACATTTGATGCGCAGCATCGCAGAAATTATCAAACAAGGTGGTGTAAAGCTTGACAATGGTGATATCATCATGCCTGACCCAATTTTGGTAGGTAGAAATGAGGCAAAATTGAAGGCTTTGTGCAAGCGTTCTGGCGTGACCAAGTACACTACTGATTTGGACAGTGTCATGAATGATGACCAGTACAGTGTTTACTTTGATGCTCAAACCACTGGCAGAAGAGCCGATGCAGTAAAGCAAGCCGTAAAAGCCGGTAAACATATTTATTGTGAAAAACCTGTTGCTGTAGATACAGAAACAGCATTAGAATTGCACGATATCTGTCAAAAAGCAGGTGTGAAAAATGGTGTAGTACAGGATAAATTGTGGTTGCCAGGTTTAAGAAAGCTACAAAGGCTAATTGAAAATGGTTTCTTTGGAGAGATTCTTTCTGTAAGAGGAGAATTTGGTTATTGGGTATTTGAAGGACATTCAGTACCTGGTCAAAGACCATCTTGGAACTACCGTAAAGAAGATGATGGTGGTATCATTGTAGATATGCTTTGCCATTGGAGATATGTTCTTGACAATATCTTTGGTAAAGTGAAAGCGGTATCTTGCTTAGGCGCTACCCATATTAAGGAGCGTGTAGATGAGCAAGGCAAGCCTTACAAGTGTACTGCAGATGATGCTGCCTATGCTACCTTTGAATTAGAAGGAGGAGTAATTGCCCAGTTCAATTCATCATGGACTGTTAGGGTGAGAAGAGATGATCTACTTACTATCCAAGTGGACGGTACCAAAGGTTCAGCAGTAGCCGGGCTTAGAGAGTGCTATATTCAGCATTATGGCAATACGCCTAAACCTGTTTGGAATCCTGATATCGCTCAACCGATAGAGTTTTATGAAGGATGGGCCAAAGTTCCTGAACAAGAACCAATGGATAATGCCTTTAAGGTACAGTGGGAGATGTTCCTAAAACACATTGTAACCGATTCACCTTTCCCTTGGGACATGAAAGAAGGAGCCAAAGGTGTTCAATTGGCTGAAAAAGGATTGGAAAGCTGGGAGAAAAGAACCTGGTTGGACATCCCTGAACTATAA
- a CDS encoding sugar phosphate isomerase/epimerase family protein encodes MSVKPIKDLSKLCIHTITTKPWSLEEAAENYERVGVKGISVWRQYLGGRDIVASGERLRSHGLEIVSLVRGGFFPSVSSRTRDQAIQDNYKAIEEAAALGAPMIVLVCGADPGQSLVKSREQIKEGIEKVLPFAIEHGVKLAIEPLHPMYADTRSAVNTMRQANEMAEAIGSDHVGVAADVYHLWWDPDLREELLRCGRKGNLYAFHICDWMCPTVDFLNDRGLMGEGCIDIPTIRGWAEEAGFSGFNEVEIFSDRHWAGDQKEFLDKIVESYYKS; translated from the coding sequence ATGAGTGTAAAACCTATAAAAGACCTTAGTAAACTCTGTATTCACACCATTACTACCAAGCCATGGAGCTTGGAAGAAGCCGCTGAAAACTACGAAAGGGTAGGAGTAAAAGGTATCTCAGTATGGCGTCAATACCTTGGAGGTAGAGATATAGTAGCTTCTGGAGAGAGACTAAGAAGCCATGGATTGGAAATTGTATCGCTGGTAAGGGGAGGGTTTTTTCCTTCAGTGTCTTCAAGGACCCGAGATCAAGCTATTCAAGATAATTATAAGGCCATAGAGGAAGCTGCTGCTTTAGGTGCGCCAATGATTGTATTGGTATGTGGAGCTGATCCTGGTCAGTCTTTAGTGAAATCACGGGAGCAAATAAAAGAGGGGATTGAAAAAGTATTGCCTTTTGCAATTGAACATGGAGTAAAACTGGCAATCGAACCATTGCATCCTATGTATGCAGACACCCGATCTGCGGTCAATACCATGCGACAGGCCAATGAAATGGCGGAAGCCATAGGCTCGGATCACGTTGGTGTAGCGGCAGATGTTTATCATTTATGGTGGGATCCTGATTTAAGAGAGGAGCTGCTAAGGTGTGGTCGCAAGGGAAACCTTTATGCTTTTCATATTTGTGACTGGATGTGCCCTACAGTAGATTTCCTCAATGACAGGGGACTTATGGGAGAAGGTTGTATAGACATCCCTACTATCCGAGGATGGGCTGAGGAAGCTGGATTTTCTGGGTTTAATGAAGTGGAAATTTTCTCTGACAGACATTGGGCTGGAGATCAGAAGGAGTTTTTGGATAAGATTGTTGAAAGTTATTATAAGAGTTAA
- a CDS encoding DUF3078 domain-containing protein encodes MKNFLLTLLVFVVALNVVTAQVVSDSQEQAQTPVDTSYWQSEFSAGLNFNQAGFSGNWKSGGVNSVAFGSIIAGKALYQKDKISWDNELELLFGIVRNEGEGTRKSNDRIFLDSKLGYQLSKKWSSYFSVNYLSQFAEGYKYNEDGTQSLISKFMAPGYLTSSLGFEFKPSKEFFLRIGPFSPRFTFVSDNQIINNVPSNYGVLPGETVRIEWLAMQVFASLDKDLSENLNLKSRYTMFANYETLSMKNIDHRLDLTLTAKISNIINVTLTGISLYDIDQDPGIQYSQGLALGILYKVGNKK; translated from the coding sequence ATGAAAAATTTTCTATTGACCTTATTGGTATTTGTGGTGGCATTGAATGTTGTCACGGCCCAAGTGGTTTCAGATTCTCAGGAGCAAGCACAAACACCTGTTGATACCTCCTATTGGCAATCTGAATTTAGTGCTGGTTTAAATTTTAATCAGGCTGGATTTAGTGGCAATTGGAAATCAGGAGGGGTAAACTCTGTAGCTTTCGGTAGCATCATTGCCGGGAAAGCACTTTACCAAAAGGATAAAATCTCTTGGGACAATGAATTGGAGCTTCTCTTTGGTATTGTTCGCAATGAAGGTGAAGGTACAAGGAAATCCAATGATAGAATATTCTTGGATTCAAAATTAGGTTACCAATTGAGTAAAAAATGGTCCAGTTACTTTTCTGTAAATTACCTTTCCCAATTTGCCGAAGGTTACAAATACAATGAGGATGGTACGCAATCCTTGATTTCCAAATTTATGGCTCCTGGCTATTTGACATCTTCTCTTGGCTTTGAATTTAAACCAAGTAAGGAGTTCTTCTTAAGGATTGGCCCCTTCTCTCCAAGGTTTACCTTTGTAAGTGATAATCAGATTATAAACAATGTTCCTTCCAATTATGGCGTATTGCCAGGTGAGACCGTAAGAATAGAATGGTTGGCAATGCAGGTTTTTGCTAGTTTGGATAAAGATCTTTCCGAAAACTTAAACCTTAAATCTAGGTATACAATGTTTGCAAACTATGAGACCCTTTCAATGAAAAATATTGATCATAGACTGGACCTAACACTTACTGCCAAAATTTCAAACATTATCAATGTGACCCTTACAGGAATTTCCCTTTATGATATCGATCAGGATCCGGGAATACAATATAGCCAGGGATTGGCATTAGGCATATTGTATAAAGTAGGTAACAAAAAATAG
- a CDS encoding sodium:solute symporter family protein, with protein sequence MIFWVWVFGLIYAGLLVFASLKSYKKGRSSEEFMMAGGNIGLSLGVLTFAAALFSTFTFLGMPDFFRINGIGAWIFLAVSDGAMVFVLLWFGYEIRKKVRGMEFRGVSGLISRCYENKLAGYTFFLSAFLFLIPYVGIQIQGIAIFLDAAFPQSLPAWGWSLGIVLIMLTYSEIGGLKAIIFSDAIQGVLLLAVIWIIGWACLDHFGGIGPMFEKVGSVKEELLSTPGPKGLLTPQFLLASLIAILMIPVTQPQFTTRIVVMKSMNTMKLMAVSLGAFAILVILPTVFIGLYGADLYGEYSSEEFFANAFLKDQHEAVAALAIIGLIAAGLSTTNAMIFAMGSELRGLLTGAENVIMKRTKIGIFIFSTIAFIFSIIVFDQLVLLARVSFAGTGIMGPMILLGILSDRKISPVMIYLSLGGLAIFLMSLGGIIPNMYFGIRLDLLLFIVLGISAVGSYLSSEKRMATEPKVNE encoded by the coding sequence ATGATTTTCTGGGTATGGGTTTTCGGTCTGATTTACGCAGGCCTTCTGGTTTTTGCTTCTCTCAAATCTTATAAAAAAGGGAGATCTTCTGAGGAGTTTATGATGGCAGGGGGTAATATTGGCCTGTCATTGGGAGTGCTGACTTTTGCAGCAGCACTATTTAGTACATTTACATTTCTGGGAATGCCTGACTTTTTCAGGATTAACGGAATTGGTGCATGGATTTTCCTAGCTGTTTCGGATGGGGCCATGGTGTTTGTATTACTCTGGTTTGGCTATGAAATCCGTAAAAAAGTCAGAGGAATGGAGTTTAGAGGAGTATCAGGTCTAATCTCCCGATGTTATGAAAATAAATTGGCGGGATATACTTTCTTCCTAAGTGCCTTTTTGTTCTTGATTCCTTATGTAGGGATTCAAATCCAAGGAATTGCCATTTTCCTAGATGCAGCATTTCCGCAATCTTTACCAGCATGGGGTTGGTCTTTAGGGATTGTGCTTATCATGTTGACCTATAGTGAAATTGGAGGATTAAAGGCAATTATCTTTAGTGATGCCATTCAAGGAGTGCTTTTGCTAGCCGTGATTTGGATCATCGGATGGGCTTGTTTAGATCACTTTGGTGGTATTGGTCCAATGTTCGAAAAAGTAGGTTCCGTGAAAGAAGAGTTGCTTTCAACTCCAGGACCAAAAGGATTGCTTACCCCGCAATTTCTACTTGCTTCGCTTATTGCAATATTAATGATACCTGTCACTCAACCTCAATTCACAACCAGGATTGTGGTGATGAAAAGTATGAATACGATGAAATTGATGGCAGTGTCTTTGGGAGCGTTTGCCATATTGGTAATTCTTCCAACTGTTTTTATCGGACTTTATGGAGCAGATCTTTATGGAGAGTATAGCAGTGAAGAATTCTTTGCCAATGCATTCTTGAAAGATCAGCATGAAGCGGTTGCTGCTTTGGCCATTATTGGTTTGATAGCGGCGGGTCTTTCTACTACCAATGCAATGATTTTTGCTATGGGATCAGAATTAAGAGGGCTTCTTACAGGAGCTGAGAATGTGATTATGAAGCGAACAAAAATTGGGATATTCATTTTCTCAACCATTGCTTTTATCTTCTCAATCATCGTTTTCGATCAATTGGTATTGCTTGCAAGGGTAAGTTTTGCAGGTACAGGTATTATGGGACCAATGATTTTACTAGGCATTTTGAGTGATAGAAAAATTTCACCAGTGATGATCTACTTGTCTTTAGGTGGACTGGCCATATTCCTAATGTCTTTGGGAGGAATAATCCCTAACATGTATTTTGGAATTCGTCTAGACTTGTTGCTGTTTATTGTTCTTGGAATCTCCGCAGTGGGAAGTTACCTGAGCAGTGAAAAGCGCATGGCGACTGAGCCTAAAGTCAATGAATAA